From a single Mycolicibacterium mengxianglii genomic region:
- a CDS encoding alpha/beta fold hydrolase, with protein MPPPDPSVTRISGPWRHLDVHANGIRFHVVEAHRDGDDQPATDRPLVILLHGFGSFWWSWRHQLRGLTGARVVAVDLRGYGASDKPPRGYDGWTLAGDTGGLIRALGHTSATLVGHADGGLVCWATSVLHPRLVRAIALVSSPHPGALRRAALTRRDQGRALLPSLLAYQVPMWPERALTRHDADDLETVVRRRASGKWQASEDFAETITHLRRAIQIPGAAHCALEYQRWAVRSQLRGEGRRFMKQMNRPLGIPMLHMRGEADPYVLSAPVERTQRYAPHGRFVSLAAAGHYGHEEAPEQVNDHLMRFLAANPPVR; from the coding sequence CGCGAACGGCATCCGGTTCCACGTCGTCGAAGCCCATCGTGACGGCGACGACCAGCCCGCCACCGACCGACCGCTGGTCATCCTGCTGCACGGCTTCGGTTCGTTCTGGTGGTCGTGGCGCCACCAGTTGCGCGGTCTCACCGGCGCCCGCGTGGTGGCCGTCGACCTACGAGGCTACGGAGCCAGCGACAAACCACCGCGGGGTTATGACGGGTGGACACTGGCCGGTGACACCGGCGGCCTGATCCGGGCGCTCGGGCACACCTCGGCCACCCTGGTGGGTCACGCCGACGGCGGCCTGGTCTGCTGGGCCACCTCCGTACTGCACCCCCGCCTGGTGCGGGCCATCGCCCTCGTGAGCTCGCCGCACCCCGGCGCGTTGCGGCGGGCGGCGCTGACCCGGCGTGATCAGGGGCGGGCACTGCTGCCGTCGCTGCTGGCCTATCAGGTGCCGATGTGGCCGGAGCGGGCGCTGACCCGCCACGACGCCGATGACCTCGAGACGGTGGTCCGCCGCCGCGCCTCCGGAAAGTGGCAGGCATCTGAGGATTTCGCGGAGACCATCACCCATCTGCGCCGCGCCATCCAGATCCCCGGCGCCGCGCACTGCGCGTTGGAGTACCAGCGCTGGGCGGTGCGCAGCCAACTCCGCGGGGAAGGTCGGCGGTTCATGAAGCAGATGAACCGTCCGCTCGGCATTCCGATGCTGCACATGCGCGGCGAAGCCGACCCTTATGTGCTGTCAGCCCCGGTGGAACGCACCCAGCGCTACGCGCCGCACGGCAGGTTCGTCTCACTGGCCGCGGCCGGCCACTACGGCCACGAAGAGGCCCCGGAGCAGGTGAATGACCACCTGATGAGGTTCCTGGCCGCCAACCCGCCCGTCAGGTGA
- the marP gene encoding acid resistance serine protease MarP, which translates to MTPSQWLDIAVVAIAFVATLSGWRSGALGSVMSFIGVVLGAVAGVLLAPHLVNQIDGARTKLFAALFLILALVVVGEVAGVVLGRAVRSAVRNPAVRLVDSCIGVGLQIIVVMVAAWLLATPLTSSDQPNLVNAVKGSKVLAQVDQAAPEWLRAVPKRLSTLLDTSGLPEVLQPFGRTPIEEVAPPDATLATDAVVAAVEPSVVKIRGVAPGCQKVLEGTGFVVAPQHVMSNAHVVAGSDSVTVESAGQVYDAVVVSYDPNADISMLYAPDLPARPLDFASDPAVSGTDALVLGYPGGGDFAASPARVREVIELNGPDIYRTTTVNRQVYTIRGTVRQGNSGGPLINRGGQVLGVVFGAAVDDTETGFVLTATEVQRQLAKANATERAPTGSCVT; encoded by the coding sequence GTGACACCTTCGCAGTGGTTGGACATCGCCGTCGTCGCCATCGCCTTCGTGGCGACCCTGTCCGGGTGGCGCTCGGGCGCCCTGGGCTCGGTGATGTCGTTCATCGGCGTGGTGCTCGGTGCGGTCGCCGGTGTGCTGCTGGCCCCGCACCTGGTCAACCAGATCGACGGGGCGCGCACGAAGCTGTTCGCCGCGCTGTTCCTGATCCTGGCGCTGGTGGTGGTCGGCGAGGTCGCCGGGGTGGTACTGGGCCGCGCCGTGCGCAGTGCAGTCCGCAACCCCGCAGTCCGTCTGGTGGATTCTTGCATCGGCGTGGGTCTGCAGATCATCGTTGTCATGGTCGCCGCCTGGCTGCTCGCGACGCCGCTCACCTCATCCGATCAGCCCAACCTGGTCAACGCCGTCAAGGGTTCGAAGGTGCTGGCCCAGGTCGACCAGGCGGCGCCCGAATGGCTGCGCGCGGTACCCAAGCGACTGTCCACCCTGCTGGACACCTCAGGCCTGCCGGAAGTCCTGCAACCCTTCGGCCGCACTCCGATCGAAGAGGTCGCACCACCGGACGCGACGCTGGCCACCGATGCGGTGGTCGCCGCCGTCGAGCCCAGCGTGGTCAAGATCCGGGGCGTGGCGCCAGGCTGTCAGAAGGTGCTCGAAGGCACCGGCTTCGTCGTCGCCCCGCAGCATGTGATGTCGAACGCGCACGTGGTGGCGGGTTCGGACAGTGTGACCGTCGAATCGGCCGGGCAGGTCTATGACGCGGTGGTGGTGTCCTATGACCCGAACGCCGACATCTCGATGCTCTACGCCCCGGACCTGCCGGCGCGGCCATTGGACTTCGCGTCGGACCCGGCGGTCAGCGGCACCGACGCCCTGGTGCTGGGTTATCCGGGCGGGGGCGACTTCGCGGCGTCGCCGGCACGGGTGCGTGAGGTCATCGAACTCAACGGGCCGGACATCTACCGCACCACCACCGTCAACCGCCAGGTCTACACCATCAGAGGGACTGTGCGGCAAGGTAATTCGGGTGGTCCGTTGATCAACCGGGGCGGCCAGGTCCTCGGGGTGGTGTTCGGTGCCGCCGTCGACGACACCGAGACGGGCTTTGTGCTGACCGCTACCGAGGTGCAGCGTCAGTTGGCGAAGGCCAATGCCACCGAGCGGGCGCCGACGGGTTCCTGCGTCACCTGA
- a CDS encoding NUDIX hydrolase: protein MRGLPVSAAVPLSPEVGPDWLQPLLTNVHDVRGAYQRRVPPEVLADITAANTAATKTGRVRDAAVLVLFSGPPETPSASVVPGLPDDADLLVTVRATTLRHHAGQAAFPGGARDPGDDGPVATALREAREETGIDVTRLHPLATLERMFIPPSGFHVVPVLAYSPDPGPVAVVDEAETAVVARVPVRAFLNPENRLMVYRSANGSRYAGPAFLLNQMLVWGFTGQVVSAILDVAGWAQPWDNSRVLELDDALALVGGDTQ from the coding sequence ATGAGAGGGCTGCCGGTGAGTGCTGCGGTGCCCCTGAGCCCTGAAGTCGGGCCGGACTGGCTGCAGCCACTCCTGACCAACGTGCACGACGTGCGTGGCGCCTACCAGCGGCGGGTCCCCCCGGAGGTGTTGGCCGACATCACGGCAGCCAACACCGCCGCGACCAAGACGGGCCGCGTCCGCGATGCTGCGGTTCTGGTGTTGTTCTCCGGCCCGCCGGAGACCCCGTCGGCATCGGTGGTGCCGGGCCTGCCGGACGACGCCGATCTACTCGTGACGGTCCGTGCGACCACACTGCGCCACCACGCCGGTCAGGCCGCGTTCCCCGGCGGCGCCAGGGACCCGGGTGATGATGGACCCGTTGCCACCGCCCTGCGGGAGGCGCGGGAGGAGACCGGTATCGACGTCACACGGCTGCACCCGCTGGCCACCCTCGAGCGCATGTTCATCCCGCCGTCGGGCTTCCACGTCGTGCCGGTGCTGGCCTATTCACCCGACCCGGGTCCGGTCGCCGTCGTCGACGAAGCCGAGACGGCCGTGGTGGCGCGGGTCCCGGTGCGCGCTTTCCTCAATCCCGAGAACCGACTGATGGTGTACCGCAGCGCAAACGGCTCCCGCTACGCCGGACCGGCTTTCCTGCTGAACCAGATGCTGGTGTGGGGCTTCACCGGACAAGTCGTCTCGGCGATTCTCGATGTCGCCGGCTGGGCGCAGCCCTGGGACAACTCCAGGGTGCTCGAACTCGACGACGCTCTGGCGCTCGTCGGTGGGGATACGCAGTGA
- a CDS encoding TlpA family protein disulfide reductase has product MSRSAKWTIVVVVAIAVLVGALIAQLGEEPDGAVSAGAPVATGGQAAPRPEQLAQARRAADLPPCPAGDGAGPQQLREVTVLCAADGASVDVAHVLAGRPVVLNLWAYWCGPCADELPALAEYQQRVGPEVLVMTVHQDPNQEAALARLAEWGVRLPTLQDGDRRIAAALKVPNVMPATVLLRSDGTVAEVLPRAFVSADEIAEAVGTQLR; this is encoded by the coding sequence GTGAGCAGGTCGGCCAAGTGGACCATCGTGGTGGTTGTCGCAATCGCGGTGCTGGTCGGGGCGCTGATCGCGCAGCTCGGCGAGGAACCTGACGGGGCGGTATCCGCGGGGGCACCTGTCGCGACCGGGGGTCAGGCCGCTCCACGCCCCGAACAGCTGGCGCAGGCCCGGCGTGCCGCGGACCTGCCGCCGTGCCCGGCCGGCGACGGCGCGGGCCCGCAGCAACTGCGTGAGGTGACGGTGCTGTGCGCGGCCGACGGCGCGTCCGTCGACGTGGCGCACGTGCTGGCGGGACGGCCCGTGGTGCTCAACCTGTGGGCGTACTGGTGCGGTCCGTGCGCCGACGAGCTGCCCGCGCTGGCCGAATACCAGCAGCGAGTCGGTCCGGAAGTGCTGGTGATGACGGTCCATCAGGACCCGAACCAGGAGGCCGCGTTGGCGCGTCTGGCCGAGTGGGGGGTACGGCTGCCCACGCTGCAAGACGGGGACCGCCGCATCGCCGCCGCGCTGAAGGTGCCGAATGTGATGCCTGCGACAGTTCTTTTGCGCTCGGACGGTACCGTTGCCGAGGTTCTGCCGCGCGCGTTCGTCAGCGCTGACGAAATCGCAGAGGCGGTCGGAACCCAACTTCGATGA
- the nth gene encoding endonuclease III, which yields MNRTLAQAFPHVYCELDFTNPLELTVATILSAQSTDKRVNLTTPALFAKYRTAVDYATADRTELEELIRPTGFYRNKATSLIGLGQALVDRFGGEVPATMDELVTLPGVGRKTANVVLGNAFDIPGITVDTHFGRLVRRWRWTAEEDPVKVEKAVGELIERPEWTLLSHRVIFHGRRVCHARRPACGVCVLAKDCPSFGIGPTDPLVAAPLVKGPETEHLLALAGL from the coding sequence ATGAACCGGACCCTTGCGCAAGCATTCCCACACGTCTATTGCGAGCTGGACTTCACCAATCCGCTGGAATTGACGGTCGCCACCATCTTGTCGGCCCAGAGCACCGACAAGCGGGTCAATCTGACCACCCCCGCGCTGTTCGCGAAGTACCGCACCGCGGTCGACTACGCCACCGCCGACCGCACCGAACTCGAGGAGCTCATCCGCCCTACGGGCTTCTACCGAAACAAGGCAACCTCGCTGATCGGCCTCGGCCAGGCGTTGGTGGACCGGTTCGGTGGTGAGGTGCCCGCCACCATGGACGAGCTGGTGACCCTGCCGGGGGTGGGGCGCAAAACCGCCAACGTCGTCCTCGGCAACGCCTTCGACATCCCGGGCATCACCGTCGACACCCACTTCGGCCGACTGGTCCGCCGGTGGCGCTGGACCGCCGAAGAAGACCCGGTGAAGGTGGAGAAGGCCGTCGGTGAGCTGATCGAGCGCCCGGAGTGGACCCTGCTGAGCCACCGGGTGATCTTCCATGGCCGCCGGGTCTGCCACGCCCGTCGTCCCGCCTGCGGGGTGTGTGTGCTGGCCAAGGACTGCCCGTCGTTCGGTATCGGCCCCACCGATCCGCTGGTGGCCGCCCCACTGGTCAAAGGTCCCGAAACCGAGCACCTGCTGGCGCTGGCCGGGCTGTGA
- the crp gene encoding cAMP-activated global transcriptional regulator CRP: MDEILARAGIFQGVEPSAVSALTKQLQPVDFPRGHTVFAEGEPGDRLYIIISGKVKIGRRSPDGRENLLTIMGPSDMFGELSIFDPGPRTSSATTITEVRAVSMDRDALRAWIADRPEIAEQLLRVLARRLRRTNNNLADLIFTDVPGRVAKQLLQLAQRFGTQEGGALRVTHDLTQEEIAQLVGASRETVNKALADFAHRGWIRLEGKSVLISDSERLARRAR, encoded by the coding sequence GTGGACGAGATCCTGGCGAGGGCCGGAATCTTCCAAGGAGTCGAACCCAGTGCCGTATCAGCGCTGACCAAGCAGCTGCAGCCTGTCGACTTCCCGCGTGGGCACACGGTCTTCGCCGAAGGCGAGCCTGGTGATCGGCTGTACATCATCATTTCGGGCAAGGTGAAGATCGGCCGTCGGTCACCTGACGGACGGGAAAACCTGCTCACCATCATGGGCCCTTCCGACATGTTCGGCGAGTTGTCCATCTTCGACCCGGGCCCGCGGACATCGAGCGCCACCACGATCACCGAGGTCCGTGCGGTGTCGATGGATCGCGACGCGCTGCGCGCCTGGATCGCTGACCGGCCCGAGATCGCCGAGCAGCTGCTGCGAGTGTTGGCCCGTCGCCTGCGCCGCACCAACAACAACCTCGCCGATCTGATCTTCACCGACGTGCCCGGCCGGGTGGCCAAGCAGCTGCTGCAACTGGCGCAGCGGTTCGGCACCCAGGAGGGTGGCGCGTTGCGGGTCACCCACGACCTGACGCAGGAGGAGATCGCCCAGCTCGTCGGCGCCTCGCGTGAGACCGTCAACAAGGCACTGGCCGACTTCGCCCACCGCGGCTGGATCCGGCTGGAGGGCAAGAGTGTGCTGATCAGCGACTCCGAACGCCTGGCCCGCCGAGCCCGCTAG
- a CDS encoding MBL fold metallo-hydrolase, whose product MTSQRLEHPAYAQLRPVTDTASVLLCENPGIMTLEGTNTWVLRGPGSDEMVIVDPGPDDDAHLERVAALGRIPLVLISHRHGDHTDGIDKLVERTGAVVRSVGSGFLRGLGGPLTDGEVIEAAGLRITVLATPGHTADSVSFLLDDAVLTADTVLGRGTTVIDTEDGSLRDYLESLQRLHGIGKRAVLPGHGPDLVDLEAVTEMYLAHRRERLDQVRTALRELGEDASARQVVEHVYTDVDQKLWDAAEKSVQAQLDYLRS is encoded by the coding sequence GTGACGTCGCAGCGCCTCGAGCATCCCGCCTACGCCCAGCTGCGTCCGGTGACGGACACGGCGTCGGTGCTGCTGTGCGAGAACCCGGGCATCATGACCCTCGAGGGCACCAACACCTGGGTGCTGCGGGGACCGGGCAGCGACGAGATGGTGATCGTCGATCCCGGTCCTGACGACGACGCCCACCTCGAGCGGGTCGCGGCACTTGGCCGGATCCCGCTCGTCTTGATCAGCCACCGCCACGGTGACCACACCGACGGCATCGACAAGCTGGTCGAGCGCACGGGTGCGGTGGTGCGTTCGGTGGGCAGCGGATTCCTGCGTGGTCTGGGTGGACCGCTGACCGACGGTGAGGTGATCGAGGCCGCCGGTCTGCGGATCACGGTGCTGGCCACGCCGGGCCATACCGCCGATTCGGTGTCGTTCCTGCTCGATGACGCGGTGCTGACCGCGGACACCGTGCTCGGGCGGGGCACCACCGTCATCGACACCGAGGACGGCAGCCTGCGGGACTACCTGGAGTCGCTGCAGCGGCTGCACGGAATCGGAAAGCGCGCGGTTCTGCCGGGCCACGGTCCTGATCTCGTCGACCTCGAAGCCGTCACCGAGATGTACCTGGCGCACCGCCGCGAACGACTGGATCAGGTGCGCACTGCGCTGCGTGAACTCGGCGAGGACGCCTCAGCGCGCCAGGTGGTCGAGCACGTGTACACCGACGTCGACCAGAAGCTGTGGGACGCCGCCGAGAAGTCGGTGCAGGCGCAGCTGGACTACCTACGCAGCTGA
- a CDS encoding RidA family protein, producing the protein MSWSAKLAELGIELPPVVAPLAAYVPAIRTGNLVYTAGQLPIQSGELLRTGKVGADVSDEDAAALARVCALNALAAVHALVGIDSVVKVVKVVGFVASAPGFSGQPGVINGASELFGEVFGDAGAHARSAVGVSELPRNAPVEVEIIVEVA; encoded by the coding sequence ATGAGCTGGTCCGCCAAGCTCGCCGAGTTGGGCATCGAACTGCCCCCGGTCGTCGCGCCCCTGGCCGCATATGTGCCGGCCATACGAACCGGGAACCTGGTGTACACCGCCGGGCAGCTGCCTATCCAGAGTGGGGAACTGCTGCGCACGGGCAAGGTCGGCGCCGACGTCAGCGACGAGGATGCCGCGGCGCTGGCCCGGGTCTGCGCGCTCAACGCCTTGGCCGCGGTGCACGCACTGGTCGGTATCGACTCCGTGGTCAAGGTGGTCAAGGTCGTCGGGTTCGTCGCTTCGGCTCCGGGATTCTCCGGCCAGCCTGGCGTCATCAACGGCGCCTCGGAGCTGTTCGGCGAGGTGTTCGGCGACGCCGGCGCCCATGCCCGTTCCGCGGTGGGGGTTTCCGAACTGCCCCGCAACGCACCCGTGGAAGTCGAGATCATCGTCGAGGTGGCGTGA
- a CDS encoding DUF4177 domain-containing protein, with protein sequence MSEPTIWEYATVPLLTHATKQILDQWGADGWELVAVLPGPTGEQHVAYLKRPK encoded by the coding sequence ATGAGCGAACCGACCATCTGGGAGTACGCCACCGTGCCGCTCCTCACCCACGCCACCAAACAGATCCTCGACCAGTGGGGAGCTGACGGCTGGGAGCTGGTCGCCGTCCTACCGGGCCCGACCGGCGAACAGCACGTCGCCTACCTGAAGCGACCCAAATGA
- a CDS encoding ArsA family ATPase produces MTTASGQTSVGWPSRLAKARLHFVSGKGGTGKSTVAAALALTLAAGGRRVLLVEVEGRQGIAQLFDVPPLPYKELKIATAEQGGQVNALAIDIEAAFLEYLDMFYNLGLAGRAMRRIGAIEFATTIAPGLRDVLLTGKIKESVVRQDRDKSSVYDAVVVDSPPTGRIARFLDVTKAVADLAKGGPVHSQSEGVVKLLHSEQTAIHLVTLLEALPIQETVEAIDELQALGLPIGSVIVNRNIPTFLPPDALTKATEGDIDADSVRAELSKIGITLADNDFAGLLTESIQHATRIRARAESAEQLDAIKVPRLELPAINDGIDLGSLYELAEALAAQGVR; encoded by the coding sequence ATGACCACAGCAAGCGGCCAGACCAGCGTCGGCTGGCCCTCCCGGTTGGCGAAAGCCCGTCTGCATTTTGTGAGCGGCAAAGGCGGTACCGGGAAGTCCACGGTGGCCGCCGCGCTGGCTCTGACGCTGGCCGCGGGCGGACGCAGGGTGCTGCTGGTGGAAGTCGAAGGCCGTCAGGGCATTGCGCAACTGTTCGACGTGCCGCCGCTGCCCTACAAGGAACTCAAGATCGCGACGGCCGAGCAGGGCGGTCAGGTCAACGCGCTGGCCATCGACATCGAAGCGGCGTTCCTGGAGTACCTCGACATGTTCTACAACTTGGGCCTGGCCGGCCGTGCCATGCGCCGGATCGGGGCCATCGAGTTCGCCACCACCATCGCGCCCGGCCTCCGTGACGTGCTGCTGACCGGCAAGATCAAAGAGTCCGTGGTGCGGCAGGACCGTGACAAGTCCTCGGTGTACGACGCGGTTGTGGTGGACTCGCCACCGACGGGCCGCATCGCCCGCTTCCTGGACGTCACCAAGGCCGTCGCCGACCTCGCCAAGGGCGGCCCGGTGCACTCTCAGAGCGAGGGCGTGGTGAAGTTGCTGCACTCCGAGCAGACGGCGATCCACCTGGTCACACTGCTCGAGGCCCTGCCCATCCAGGAGACGGTGGAGGCGATCGACGAGCTGCAAGCGCTCGGCCTGCCGATCGGCAGCGTGATCGTCAACCGCAACATCCCGACGTTTCTGCCGCCGGACGCGCTGACGAAGGCGACCGAGGGAGACATCGACGCCGACAGCGTGCGCGCCGAGCTGTCCAAGATCGGAATCACCTTGGCCGACAACGACTTCGCGGGGCTCCTTACCGAGAGCATTCAACATGCGACCCGGATCCGGGCCCGTGCCGAGAGTGCCGAACAGCTCGACGCCATCAAGGTGCCGAGGCTGGAGCTACCTGCCATCAACGACGGAATCGATCTGGGCAGCTTGTACGAGCTGGCCGAAGCACTGGCAGCACAGGGAGTCCGATGA
- a CDS encoding ArsA family ATPase — protein sequence MSHTPPALDMASILKDTSNRVVVCCGAGGVGKTTTAAAMALRAAEYGRSVVVLTIDPAKRLAQALGIKDLGNSPQRVPLPAEVSGQLYAMMLDMRRTFDEMVVEYSGNERAQAILDNQFYQTVATSLAGTQEYMAMEKLGQLLAEDRWDLVVVDTPPSRNALDFLDAPKRLGSFMDGRLWRLLLAPGRGIGKLVTGAVGLAMKGMSTILGSQMLSDASEFVQSLDSTFGGFREKADRTYELLKRRGTQFVVVSAAEPDALREASFFVDRLSQEGMPLAGLILNRTHPTMCSLTVERAVDGAVALEHDDPESVAAGVLRVHADRALTAKREVRLLSRFTGANPTVPIVGVPSLPFDVSDLEALRAIADEITA from the coding sequence ATGAGCCACACACCACCGGCGCTGGATATGGCGTCGATTCTGAAGGACACCTCCAACCGGGTGGTCGTCTGCTGCGGCGCCGGCGGCGTCGGCAAGACCACCACTGCCGCCGCGATGGCATTACGGGCCGCGGAATACGGACGGTCGGTGGTTGTGCTGACCATCGATCCGGCAAAACGCCTGGCTCAAGCACTGGGCATCAAGGATCTCGGAAACTCGCCGCAGCGGGTACCGCTGCCCGCCGAGGTATCCGGCCAGCTGTACGCGATGATGCTCGATATGCGGCGCACCTTCGACGAAATGGTGGTCGAGTACTCGGGAAACGAACGCGCACAAGCGATTCTGGACAACCAGTTCTATCAGACGGTAGCGACGTCGTTGGCCGGGACCCAGGAGTACATGGCGATGGAGAAGCTCGGCCAGCTGTTGGCCGAGGACCGGTGGGATCTGGTCGTTGTCGACACCCCGCCCTCGCGTAACGCGCTGGACTTCCTGGATGCCCCCAAGCGGCTCGGCAGCTTCATGGACGGTCGGTTGTGGCGACTGCTGCTGGCGCCGGGCCGCGGCATCGGCAAGCTGGTCACCGGCGCCGTGGGGCTGGCGATGAAGGGGATGTCGACCATTCTCGGCAGCCAGATGCTCTCGGATGCTTCGGAATTTGTGCAGTCATTGGATTCAACGTTCGGCGGGTTCCGGGAGAAGGCCGACCGCACCTACGAATTGCTGAAGCGCCGCGGCACCCAGTTCGTGGTGGTGTCGGCGGCCGAACCGGACGCACTGCGCGAGGCTTCGTTCTTCGTCGACCGGCTGTCCCAGGAGGGCATGCCGCTGGCAGGGTTGATCCTCAACCGCACGCATCCGACGATGTGCTCGCTCACGGTGGAGCGTGCCGTGGACGGAGCGGTGGCACTGGAGCACGACGATCCCGAGTCGGTGGCCGCGGGCGTGCTGCGGGTGCATGCCGATCGGGCGCTGACCGCCAAGCGCGAGGTGCGGTTGCTCTCCCGATTCACCGGCGCCAATCCGACCGTGCCGATTGTCGGGGTGCCGTCCCTACCGTTTGATGTGTCGGATTTGGAAGCGCTGCGCGCCATCGCCGACGAGATCACGGCGTGA
- a CDS encoding WhiB family transcriptional regulator: MPGAEAEARIAWVAQARCRGADPDELFVRGAAQRKAAVICRHCPVIAECGADALDNRVEFGVWGGMTERQRRALLKQHPDVVSWADFFAAQRKHRSAG, encoded by the coding sequence GTGCCGGGCGCAGAGGCTGAAGCACGGATCGCCTGGGTTGCACAAGCTCGCTGCCGCGGAGCCGATCCTGACGAACTGTTCGTGCGGGGCGCCGCCCAGCGCAAGGCCGCGGTCATCTGCCGGCACTGCCCGGTGATCGCCGAGTGCGGTGCTGATGCCCTGGACAACCGGGTGGAGTTCGGGGTGTGGGGTGGCATGACCGAAAGGCAGCGGCGGGCACTGCTCAAGCAGCACCCCGACGTCGTTTCCTGGGCTGATTTCTTCGCCGCCCAGCGCAAGCACCGCAGCGCTGGCTAA